The Quatrionicoccus australiensis nucleotide sequence GGCGACGACACCATTGTGATTGGCTTCTCCAACACATCTACCTCGGCAATCGATATCGATCTCTCGAACCTGACGTCTCACCCCAACTTCGTGAACTTCGAGAATCTGACACTCACCGGAACAGGCCTCTTCAACCTGACAGGCAACGATGATGCCAACACCCTGATCGGCAATGCCAGCATTAACGAACTGGAAGGCAATGACGGGAACGACCTGATCCAGGGCAAACTGGGCAATGACGTCCTGACTGGCGGTACGGGCAATGACACCTTCCGGTTTGATACCGCCCTGAATGGCAGCACCAACGTCGACACCATCACCGATTTTGCCCACCTTGAGGATGTCATCCAGCTGGAAAACAGCATCTTCACCAAGCTGACTGCAACCGGCAGCTTGTCCAATGCCAATTTTGTTGCTGGCAATGGGGTGGCCGTCGATGCCAACGATCACATCCTCTACAACACGACGACTGGCAAGCTTTACTACGATGCAGACGGCAACGGTGCCGGCGCGGCCGTCCAGTTCGCAACCCTGATCGGCCAGCCGACACTGACCGCGTCCGACTTCGTCATTTTCTGATCATTACGGCCCTCGGTCATGCTGAGGGCCGATTGCCACGACCAAGCCGGCTGCAACAAACGCTGCGGTTTTTGCACTTTTCTGCGGGTCGACCGCCCGCCGCTGCGCACACCGCTCCAACATGGAGCAATTGTTCAGTTTTTGAACAGTCGACCGGGCAACATGCGTTGCAGCGTGCCGTCACGCTGCCAGACATGCTTGAGCGCGCCGGCGACATGCAACGCGATCAGCCCGCCGCCGCCCCAGACAAAGGCGAAATGCAGCAGCTTGAAGGCGCCGTTCAGGCCCTCGTCCGGCCAGCCGGCTTTGGCCAGCTCGATGCCGAAGAACTTGATGGCGTAAGGCGTGAATGACGAGGCCAGGTAACCGGCCAGCGGCGCGACGAACATGAACAGGTAAAGCCCGTGGTGCACCGCCGTCGCCAGTTGTGCCTCCCAGCCATTGCCGAGCGCGGCCGGCGGCCGGTGCGTACGCCGCCAGGCAAGGCGCACGACAACCAGCAACCAGGCGAGCAGGCCAAGCGATTTGTGCAGGCTGTAGGCCGCGCTGCGCTCCGCCCCCTTGGGCAGTTCGGTCATGCTCAGACCAAGCCAGAGCAGCCAGACGATGAGCCCGGCCATCAGCCAGTGGAGCAGCATCGCCGGCCAGGTATAACGGGCATTGCTCATTGGATGGCCACTCCCCAGGGCAGTTCGCCGACGGCGATTTCTGCCAGTTTTTTCAGGTTGACCGCATCGATCACGCTGACGCTGCCGGAGCGCCCGTTGGCAACGTAGAGCTTGCTGCCGTCCGGCGTGATCGCCATGTTCCATGGACGTTTGCCGACCTCGATGGTGGCCAGCACGGTATGGCTGGCGACATCGATCGCCATCACGCTCGGGTCGCGCCCGTTCGAGACGAAAACGCGCTTGCCCAACGGGTCGACCGCAATCCCGTTGGGAAACTGACCGGCCGTGATTTCAGCCAGCACGCTACGGCGGGCGACATCGATCACATAAACCTTGCCGGCCAGTTCGCTGGCCACGTAGGCACGGCTGCCGTCGGGCAGAAAACCAATGCCGCGCGGCCGTTTACCGACCGGAATACTGCCCACCTGCTTCTGCTTGGCGACATCGATCACATCGACCTGCTCGGCCTCTTCGGCACTGACGTAAAGCCAGCGCCCGTCCGGGCTGAACACCGCATGCTCGGGGTTCTTGCCGGCCACCTTGATGCGCGCCAGTTCGTTGCCCTGCGGTGCCGAAAGCAGCACGACGGCGTTATCATCCTCGACCGCGACCGCCAGCCGCCGACCGTCCGCCGACAGGCTGACACCTTCCGGCGATGCGCCGACCGGCACGCTCTTGAGCAGCTTGCCGCTGGCCAGATCGACAATCAACAGACTGGCCGTTGTCGCATCGGTCAGGTAAAGATGCTCCTTACCGGCCGCAATACCGCGCGGCCGCTGGCCGACGACGATGTCGGCGAGACGGGCGTCACTGGCCGTATCGATGACGCTGACGCTGGCCGACTTCTCGTTCGGCACATAGGCGAGCGGCCCGGCCAGGGCGAGACTGGAACAAGCGAGCAATAATAGAGCAAGTAGGCGCATGATCGTCCTCAGACCGGCTGGTAGGAAATGCCGTGGCGGCGGAAGATGGCGGCGACCGTGCCGTCAGCTTTCAGCTCGCCGAGCGCCTGCGCGATGGCCTCGGCCAGTTCGCGCTCTTCCGCCTTGACAGCCATGCCGAGCGGCCAGCCATCGACCTTCAATTCGGCGAATTTCGGCAGGTCGACCGCGATGCGATCATCCGGGCGCAAGGCGGCTTCCAGCTCGGCACGCGTTGCCAGCACCGCTGACACCTGACCGCTGCGCAAGGCCGCGGCGGCTTCGCCGACGGTGCCAAAATGCACGACATTCTCGCGCAGGCGACCGTTCAACGCGCTCAGCAGGAAAGAGTCGGCGAGCGAGGAAGTCTCGACGGCGATCTTCTCGCGCGTGAAGATTTCCAGCGCCACCGCGGCCGAACCGGCGAGCGCCGGGACGCGCTGCGGATTGCGGGCCAGGGCCAGGCTTTCGCGGTGATAGGCGCCGAAGATGCGGACCTTGTCGTTGGCCCTGGCGAGATATTCGTCCACCGGCACATGCATCATCACGTCGGCCGGCTGGGTGCCCAGGTAATGCCCCTTCCAGACCATGTTGCGCAGGTCGTCGTTCATGTCTTCGTCGGCGTTGTAGCCGACGACTTCGGCGCTCAGGCCGAGCTTGCCGGCGATGGCACGGGCCAGGTCGGCGTCGATGCCCTTGCCGCCGGCCATCGCGTAAGGCGGAAAATCGTTATAGACGGCGACGCGCAGGCGGCCGCGCTGACGGATCGCGGCCAGGCCGTCACCGGCCAAAGCCGGCAGCACGGCAGCGAAGGGCAGCAGGGCAAGGCCCTGCAGCAGACGGCGGCGATCATTCTTCATGGACAGTTTCCAGCCAGGTGCGGATCGCCCACATCGCTTCCTGGCTCAGCGTACC carries:
- a CDS encoding cytochrome b — translated: MSNARYTWPAMLLHWLMAGLIVWLLWLGLSMTELPKGAERSAAYSLHKSLGLLAWLLVVVRLAWRRTHRPPAALGNGWEAQLATAVHHGLYLFMFVAPLAGYLASSFTPYAIKFFGIELAKAGWPDEGLNGAFKLLHFAFVWGGGGLIALHVAGALKHVWQRDGTLQRMLPGRLFKN
- a CDS encoding beta-propeller fold lactonase family protein; this translates as MRLLALLLLACSSLALAGPLAYVPNEKSASVSVIDTASDARLADIVVGQRPRGIAAGKEHLYLTDATTASLLIVDLASGKLLKSVPVGASPEGVSLSADGRRLAVAVEDDNAVVLLSAPQGNELARIKVAGKNPEHAVFSPDGRWLYVSAEEAEQVDVIDVAKQKQVGSIPVGKRPRGIGFLPDGSRAYVASELAGKVYVIDVARRSVLAEITAGQFPNGIAVDPLGKRVFVSNGRDPSVMAIDVASHTVLATIEVGKRPWNMAITPDGSKLYVANGRSGSVSVIDAVNLKKLAEIAVGELPWGVAIQ
- a CDS encoding substrate-binding periplasmic protein, with protein sequence MKNDRRRLLQGLALLPFAAVLPALAGDGLAAIRQRGRLRVAVYNDFPPYAMAGGKGIDADLARAIAGKLGLSAEVVGYNADEDMNDDLRNMVWKGHYLGTQPADVMMHVPVDEYLARANDKVRIFGAYHRESLALARNPQRVPALAGSAAVALEIFTREKIAVETSSLADSFLLSALNGRLRENVVHFGTVGEAAAALRSGQVSAVLATRAELEAALRPDDRIAVDLPKFAELKVDGWPLGMAVKAEERELAEAIAQALGELKADGTVAAIFRRHGISYQPV